One Micromonospora sp. WMMD1120 genomic region harbors:
- a CDS encoding MSMEG_6728 family protein gives MQTFLPYPDFLASARALDQKRLGKQRVEAIQVLRGLTWPAYGWRNHPAVKMWAGYEEALTRYGLDMCAVWTEPGRADTCATTMTVDLAAACGPGVVRTQDELARAGELPPWLGRDDLHLSHRSSLLRKDPAHYRPLFGDDVPEDLEYVWPASDRPRRCLPTGEARAGAD, from the coding sequence ATGCAGACGTTCCTCCCGTACCCGGACTTCCTGGCCAGCGCCCGCGCGCTGGACCAGAAGCGGCTGGGCAAGCAGCGGGTGGAGGCCATCCAGGTGCTGCGCGGGCTCACCTGGCCGGCGTACGGCTGGCGCAACCACCCGGCGGTGAAGATGTGGGCCGGGTACGAGGAGGCGCTCACCCGCTACGGGTTGGACATGTGCGCGGTCTGGACCGAGCCGGGACGGGCCGACACCTGCGCCACCACGATGACCGTCGACCTGGCCGCCGCCTGCGGCCCCGGTGTCGTACGGACCCAGGACGAGTTGGCCCGCGCCGGTGAGCTGCCACCGTGGCTGGGCCGCGACGACCTGCACCTCAGCCACCGCTCGTCGCTGCTGCGCAAGGACCCGGCGCACTACCGACCGCTCTTCGGCGACGACGTGCCGGAGGATCTGGAGTACGTCTGGCCCGCCTCGGACCGCCCGCGCCGCTGCCTACCGACCGGGGAAGCCCGAGCTGGGGCAGACTGA
- a CDS encoding FAD-dependent oxidoreductase, producing the protein MTVSRVVGRLIGVRQHQVDPGGGGADRVPRPTTALVVGGGIAGMSAAVVLAERGVAVTVLEAAPTLGGRLGAWPEALADGSQQNEHGFHAFFRQYYNWRSILRRIDGDLGFLKPIPGYPILSAQWPTEEFGSLPPAPPANLLALLLRSPSLRLADLRRMDRDAALPLLTYDPVRTYAELDDTTADELLTSLRLPDRARAMLFEVFSHSFFNHEAEMSAAEMVAQFHFYLLGNPEGLAFDCPDEDYATAIWEPLTRHVEKHGGRVRTGCAATAIHRDGAGWRVTTSDGDSHPAGHVVLAVDPPALAALVAASPDLAERAPELAARMPAFGTPGPPYAVARYWCDGDVAADRAVFSGVSRQPTLDSVTLYHRLENEPRRWARQTGGSVVELHAYACDPGVPAEELAERMRRELVALWPEAGELRVRELRARVEAQAPAFTPGSHAWRPGVRTDAPDLYLAGDGIATEFPSALMERSAATGIIAANHILRAAGAAAEPVLSIRPRGLLAGRDKLNRQNTQ; encoded by the coding sequence ATGACTGTGTCGCGAGTGGTGGGTCGCCTCATCGGCGTACGACAGCACCAGGTGGACCCGGGCGGCGGCGGCGCGGACCGGGTGCCTCGACCGACCACGGCGCTGGTGGTGGGTGGCGGCATCGCCGGCATGTCGGCGGCGGTGGTGCTGGCCGAGCGGGGTGTGGCGGTGACAGTGCTGGAGGCGGCGCCGACGCTCGGCGGTCGACTGGGCGCCTGGCCGGAGGCGCTCGCCGACGGCAGCCAGCAGAACGAGCACGGGTTCCACGCGTTCTTCCGGCAGTACTACAACTGGCGGTCCATCCTCCGTCGGATCGATGGTGACCTGGGCTTCCTCAAGCCCATCCCGGGCTATCCGATCCTCAGCGCGCAGTGGCCGACCGAGGAGTTCGGCAGCCTGCCGCCCGCGCCACCGGCGAACCTGCTGGCCCTGCTGCTGCGCAGCCCCAGCCTGCGCCTCGCCGACCTGCGCCGGATGGACCGGGACGCGGCGCTGCCGCTGCTCACCTACGATCCGGTGCGCACCTACGCCGAGCTGGACGACACCACCGCCGACGAGCTGCTGACCTCGCTGCGGCTGCCGGACCGGGCGCGGGCGATGCTGTTCGAGGTCTTCTCGCACTCGTTCTTCAACCACGAGGCGGAGATGTCGGCCGCCGAGATGGTCGCCCAGTTCCACTTCTATCTCCTGGGCAATCCGGAGGGGCTGGCCTTCGACTGCCCGGACGAGGACTACGCCACGGCGATCTGGGAGCCGCTGACCCGGCACGTGGAGAAGCACGGCGGCCGGGTGCGCACCGGCTGCGCCGCCACCGCGATCCACCGGGACGGCGCGGGTTGGCGGGTGACGACCAGCGACGGTGACAGCCATCCGGCCGGGCACGTGGTGCTCGCCGTCGACCCGCCGGCGCTCGCCGCGCTCGTCGCGGCCTCCCCCGACCTGGCCGAGCGGGCCCCGGAGCTGGCGGCGCGGATGCCGGCCTTCGGCACCCCCGGTCCGCCGTACGCGGTCGCCCGCTACTGGTGCGACGGGGACGTGGCCGCCGATCGGGCGGTGTTCAGCGGCGTGTCCCGGCAGCCCACGCTGGACTCGGTGACGCTCTACCACCGGTTGGAGAACGAGCCGCGGCGCTGGGCGCGGCAGACCGGCGGGTCGGTCGTCGAGCTGCACGCGTACGCCTGTGACCCCGGGGTGCCGGCCGAGGAGCTGGCCGAGCGGATGCGCCGTGAGCTGGTCGCGCTCTGGCCGGAGGCCGGCGAGCTGCGGGTCCGCGAGCTGCGGGCCCGGGTGGAGGCGCAGGCTCCGGCGTTCACCCCGGGCAGCCACGCCTGGCGACCGGGGGTACGCACCGACGCGCCGGACCTCTACCTGGCCGGTGACGGCATCGCCACGGAGTTCCCGAGCGCGTTGATGGAACGCTCGGCCGCCACCGGGATCATCGCCGCGAACCACATCCTGCGCGCGGCGGGCGCGGCGGCCGAACCGGTGCTGTCGATCCGGCCGCGCGGTCTGCTGGCCGGACGTGACAAGCTAAACCGACAAAACACCCAATAA
- a CDS encoding HNH endonuclease, which translates to MDAVLVINADLGPLHRVTVQHAVRMLCRRVAEIHEAEPDRVIGVFPMPRVVRLVRYVVTRWRFQSGPAWSRSGVLRRDDRCCAYCAGPASTIDHILPRSRGGRNTWRNTTAACYACNQRKGDRTPAEAGMPLRREPVNPGWGALLGR; encoded by the coding sequence GTGGACGCCGTCCTCGTCATCAACGCCGACCTCGGTCCGCTGCACCGGGTCACTGTCCAACACGCCGTACGCATGCTCTGCCGCCGGGTGGCCGAGATCCACGAGGCCGAGCCGGACCGGGTGATCGGTGTCTTCCCGATGCCCCGGGTGGTGCGGCTGGTCCGCTACGTGGTCACCCGATGGCGGTTCCAGTCCGGACCGGCCTGGTCCCGCTCCGGGGTGCTGCGTCGCGACGACAGGTGCTGCGCGTACTGCGCCGGCCCGGCCTCCACCATCGACCACATCCTGCCCCGCTCGCGCGGCGGTCGGAACACCTGGCGGAACACCACCGCCGCCTGCTACGCCTGCAACCAGCGCAAGGGTGACCGGACGCCGGCCGAGGCGGGCATGCCGCTGCGCCGGGAGCCGGTGAACCCCGGCTGGGGCGCGCTGCTCGGGCGGTGA
- a CDS encoding protein kinase, translated as MQRDQLLAGRYRLLERLGSGGMAVVHRAYDEVLERDVAVKVLVASEVNARQRIRGEAKAAARLAHPHVTSVYDYGESLLDGAEVPFVVMELLNGHTLEQRLAAGPLPPRAALRVCAEVASALAAAHDQGLVHRDIKPANVMLTPTGAKVLDFGIAAGAGEPEIDFEGRLLGTPAYLAPERLRAGEVLPASDVYALGLLLYRVLTGRLPWPAEGPIELLRADRPVEPDLLPPIDGVPPEVHRLYRWCLARDPADRPSACAAARTLRAVISGVEPEAVIAPPAAVAASEAASATPGATETKAAGATESKAGATEKSADGATESKAAGATEKKAGPATEKSAAGATEEKAAGATGDAPGRPVLGAVGRHGSWRRRRAILTVGGAVIAALALAGSLGDFANRRPERGVPPTAGGPGTTTVGMPQPGESVDSVYSGPSAIPPPGTTAPAVRTSPPTSPDASEQPPPTATIDNPTPTGATPAPTPTPGSDTPVVALGGTVTVRCTDRSIEVLAVTLAPGFRVEAYDPGPAKQIQVELISDEHRSEIRAHCANGRPKPKVKEGAA; from the coding sequence GTGCAGCGTGATCAGTTGCTCGCGGGCCGCTACCGGCTCCTGGAGCGCCTCGGCAGTGGCGGCATGGCGGTGGTGCACCGCGCCTACGACGAGGTGCTCGAACGGGACGTGGCGGTGAAGGTGCTCGTCGCCTCGGAGGTCAACGCGCGGCAGCGGATCAGGGGTGAGGCCAAGGCCGCGGCCCGGTTGGCGCACCCGCACGTCACGAGCGTCTACGACTACGGCGAGTCGTTGCTGGACGGTGCCGAGGTCCCGTTCGTGGTGATGGAGCTGCTCAACGGTCACACCCTCGAACAACGCCTGGCGGCGGGGCCGTTGCCGCCCCGTGCCGCTCTGCGGGTGTGCGCGGAGGTGGCCTCGGCGCTCGCCGCCGCCCACGATCAGGGCCTGGTGCACCGCGACATCAAGCCGGCCAACGTGATGCTCACCCCCACCGGGGCGAAGGTGCTCGACTTCGGCATCGCGGCCGGCGCCGGCGAGCCGGAGATCGACTTCGAGGGGCGGCTGTTGGGCACGCCCGCGTACCTGGCGCCGGAGCGACTGCGGGCGGGCGAGGTGCTGCCGGCCAGCGACGTGTACGCGCTCGGCCTGCTGCTGTACCGGGTGCTCACCGGCCGGCTGCCCTGGCCCGCCGAGGGACCTATCGAGCTGCTACGCGCGGACAGGCCTGTGGAGCCGGACCTGCTGCCGCCGATCGACGGTGTACCCCCGGAGGTGCACCGGCTCTACCGGTGGTGCCTGGCACGGGACCCCGCTGACCGGCCGTCGGCCTGCGCCGCGGCCCGCACGCTGCGCGCCGTGATCAGCGGTGTCGAGCCGGAGGCGGTCATCGCACCGCCCGCCGCCGTAGCCGCGTCGGAGGCCGCGTCCGCGACCCCCGGGGCGACCGAGACGAAGGCCGCCGGGGCGACGGAGAGCAAGGCCGGGGCGACCGAGAAGAGCGCCGACGGGGCGACCGAGAGCAAGGCCGCCGGGGCGACCGAGAAGAAGGCCGGGCCGGCGACCGAGAAGAGCGCCGCCGGGGCGACCGAGGAGAAGGCCGCCGGGGCGACCGGCGACGCGCCGGGTCGACCGGTGTTGGGCGCGGTCGGGCGGCACGGGTCCTGGCGTCGGCGTCGGGCGATCCTCACCGTCGGCGGCGCGGTGATCGCCGCGCTGGCGTTGGCCGGATCGCTCGGTGACTTCGCCAATCGTCGGCCGGAGCGGGGCGTGCCACCGACGGCCGGCGGCCCGGGCACCACCACTGTGGGTATGCCCCAACCTGGGGAATCAGTCGATTCGGTCTACAGCGGACCGTCCGCCATCCCGCCGCCGGGCACCACCGCGCCCGCCGTCCGGACCAGCCCTCCGACCAGTCCGGACGCGAGCGAGCAGCCGCCCCCGACCGCCACCATCGACAATCCGACCCCGACCGGTGCCACGCCGGCGCCGACGCCCACGCCCGGGTCGGACACGCCGGTCGTCGCGCTCGGTGGCACGGTGACCGTCCGCTGTACGGACAGGTCGATCGAGGTGCTCGCGGTGACCCTCGCGCCCGGCTTCCGGGTCGAGGCGTACGACCCGGGCCCGGCGAAGCAGATCCAGGTCGAGTTGATCTCGGACGAGCACCGCAGCGAGATCCGGGCGCACTGCGCCAACGGCCGTCCGAAGCCGAAGGTCAAGGAGGGCGCCGCCTGA
- a CDS encoding enoyl-CoA hydratase/isomerase family protein encodes MSDAELTVEVTRPVATVVIHNPPRRNAMTAAMWRQLPDLLDRLEPDPDVRALVLTGAGDTFCAGADLGDLAELLDAGDASIAVAAEERLARFAKPTIASVRGACVGGGAQLAVACDLRIAADDARFGVPPARLGLVYPAPTTRRLARLVGPSAAKHLLFTAELIDAERALRIGLVDEVLPADRLAARVHEVTATMAQRSPVSITAAKEIIDDRAGPARVAWWHRKVTTSGEAREGVAAIAERRTPRFAWQPPTDD; translated from the coding sequence GTGTCGGACGCGGAGTTGACAGTCGAGGTGACCAGACCGGTCGCCACTGTGGTGATCCACAATCCACCCCGACGCAACGCGATGACCGCCGCCATGTGGCGTCAGCTCCCCGACCTGCTCGACCGGCTGGAGCCGGACCCCGACGTACGGGCGCTGGTGCTCACCGGTGCCGGCGACACCTTCTGCGCGGGTGCCGACCTGGGCGACCTGGCCGAGCTGCTGGACGCGGGCGACGCGAGCATCGCGGTGGCCGCCGAGGAACGGTTGGCGCGCTTCGCCAAGCCGACGATCGCCTCCGTCCGGGGTGCGTGCGTCGGCGGTGGCGCTCAGCTCGCCGTCGCCTGCGACCTGCGGATCGCCGCCGACGATGCCCGGTTCGGCGTGCCACCGGCCCGGCTCGGTCTGGTCTATCCCGCGCCGACCACGCGCCGGCTGGCTCGGCTGGTGGGCCCGTCCGCCGCCAAGCACCTGCTGTTCACCGCCGAGCTGATCGACGCCGAACGCGCCCTGCGGATCGGCCTTGTCGACGAGGTGCTGCCGGCGGACCGGCTCGCCGCGCGGGTGCACGAGGTGACGGCGACGATGGCCCAACGGTCACCGGTGAGCATCACCGCCGCGAAGGAGATCATCGACGATCGGGCCGGACCGGCCCGGGTCGCCTGGTGGCACCGGAAGGTGACGACCTCCGGCGAGGCCAGAGAGGGCGTGGCGGCGATCGCCGAACGCCGTACGCCCCGCTTTGCCTGGCAGCCACCGACCGACGACTGA
- a CDS encoding histidine phosphatase family protein, producing MITRLLYLVRHGEQELAESAVEEPDTGLSERGRRQAILLGERLRGQRFSAIHHGPLLRAAQTAELVATSLPEVPVYETELAGDHLPHDTDTAGLPPAYATFLTRFSAAERTDGPRVTAAAVRRFAGPVGEGTAGDEPVRELVVTHTFLIGWLVRHALDAPERRWLGLNAQNAGLTIIRYSPAGPPNLLAVNDVGHLPPELRGTGMPPDYLW from the coding sequence ATGATCACCCGCCTGCTGTACCTCGTTCGTCACGGCGAGCAGGAGCTGGCCGAGTCCGCTGTCGAGGAGCCCGACACCGGCCTGTCCGAGCGGGGCCGGCGTCAGGCCATCCTGCTCGGCGAGCGCCTGCGCGGCCAGCGCTTCAGCGCCATCCACCACGGGCCGCTGCTGCGGGCCGCGCAGACCGCCGAGCTGGTCGCCACGTCGCTGCCCGAGGTTCCGGTGTACGAGACGGAGTTGGCCGGCGACCACCTCCCACACGACACGGACACGGCCGGCCTGCCGCCCGCGTACGCGACGTTCCTGACGCGGTTCTCGGCGGCCGAGCGGACCGACGGACCGCGGGTGACGGCGGCGGCGGTACGGCGGTTCGCCGGCCCGGTCGGCGAGGGGACCGCCGGTGACGAGCCGGTCCGCGAGCTGGTGGTGACGCACACCTTCCTGATCGGCTGGCTGGTCCGGCACGCGTTGGACGCGCCGGAGCGGAGGTGGTTGGGCCTGAACGCGCAGAACGCGGGACTCACCATCATCCGGTACAGCCCGGCCGGGCCGCCGAACCTGCTCGCCGTCAACGACGTGGGCCACCTGCCGCCGGAGCTGCGGGGCACCGGTATGCCCCCGGACTACCTCTGGTAG
- a CDS encoding VOC family protein, with translation MTMNAISRSQIYVLDQDEALDFYVNKLGMEVNTDQDLGFMRWLTVNLPGDPEREILLEKPGPPALDPATAEQVRELLTKGALGGYLFMTTDDAHKTHADLVAKGVEITDEPTERPYGIDFGIRDPFGNKIRIGQMFPRG, from the coding sequence ATGACGATGAACGCGATCAGCCGCTCTCAGATCTACGTCCTCGACCAGGACGAGGCGCTCGACTTCTACGTGAACAAGCTCGGCATGGAGGTCAACACCGACCAGGACCTCGGCTTCATGCGGTGGCTGACGGTTAACCTGCCCGGCGACCCGGAGCGGGAGATCCTGCTGGAGAAGCCCGGCCCGCCCGCGCTGGACCCGGCCACCGCCGAGCAGGTCCGCGAGCTGCTCACCAAGGGTGCCCTGGGTGGCTACCTCTTCATGACCACCGACGACGCCCACAAGACGCACGCGGATCTGGTGGCGAAGGGCGTCGAGATCACCGACGAGCCGACCGAGCGCCCGTACGGTATCGACTTCGGCATCCGGGACCCGTTCGGCAACAAGATCCGCATCGGCCAGATGTTCCCCCGCGGCTAG
- a CDS encoding AraC family transcriptional regulator, with the protein MSRAVEESNRAMLRARDAMDRAYAEPLDIPALARIAHVSEAHFIRTFRATFGETPHRYLQRRRVERAMTLLVETDRDVTDICYAVGFASLGTFSRTFRQIVGESPSDFRRRRVASANVPSCFTKAWTRPSSFG; encoded by the coding sequence ATGAGTCGCGCGGTGGAGGAGTCGAACCGGGCGATGCTGCGTGCCCGGGACGCGATGGACCGGGCGTACGCCGAGCCCCTGGACATCCCCGCCCTGGCCCGGATCGCGCACGTCTCCGAGGCGCACTTCATCCGTACCTTCCGGGCCACCTTCGGCGAGACCCCGCACCGCTACCTGCAACGCCGCCGGGTGGAGCGGGCGATGACGTTGCTGGTGGAGACCGACCGGGACGTGACCGACATCTGCTACGCCGTGGGCTTCGCCAGCCTGGGCACGTTCAGCCGGACGTTCCGGCAGATCGTCGGCGAGTCGCCGTCGGACTTCCGGCGTCGCCGCGTCGCCTCGGCCAACGTGCCGTCGTGCTTCACCAAAGCCTGGACCCGACCCAGCAGTTTTGGATAA
- a CDS encoding type 1 glutamine amidotransferase domain-containing protein → MTRALIALTSHSELGRTGRSTGYYVGEAAEPWEVFRAAGYDVDLVSVAGGEPPVDGRDENDSTQNDFLATAGVTDTPRAADVDPAGYDVVLFAGGHGTMWDFPDDPDLARLARSVYERGGVVAAVCHGPAALVNLTLTDGSRLVAGKRVAGFTNSEEASVGLTDEVPFLLADKLTEAGAQHVPAPDFTEHAVVDGRLVTGQNPQSARAVADAVVKLLA, encoded by the coding sequence ATGACTCGTGCACTAATCGCCCTTACCAGTCACTCCGAGCTGGGCCGCACCGGCCGCTCGACCGGCTACTACGTCGGCGAGGCCGCCGAGCCGTGGGAGGTGTTCCGGGCCGCCGGCTACGACGTCGACCTGGTGTCCGTAGCCGGCGGAGAGCCGCCGGTGGACGGCCGGGACGAGAACGACAGCACCCAGAACGACTTCCTCGCCACCGCCGGCGTCACGGACACCCCGAGGGCGGCCGACGTCGACCCGGCCGGGTACGACGTGGTCCTCTTCGCCGGCGGTCACGGCACCATGTGGGACTTTCCCGATGACCCCGACCTGGCCCGCCTCGCCCGCTCGGTCTACGAGCGCGGCGGCGTGGTGGCCGCCGTATGCCACGGGCCGGCGGCGCTGGTGAACCTGACCCTCACCGACGGTAGCCGACTGGTCGCCGGTAAGCGGGTGGCCGGCTTCACGAACAGCGAGGAGGCCTCGGTCGGCCTCACCGACGAGGTGCCGTTCCTGCTCGCCGACAAGCTCACCGAGGCTGGCGCGCAGCACGTACCGGCACCGGACTTCACCGAGCACGCGGTGGTCGACGGCCGCCTGGTGACCGGTCAGAACCCGCAGTCCGCCCGCGCGGTGGCCGACGCCGTGGTGAAGCTGCTCGCCTGA
- the ugpC gene encoding sn-glycerol-3-phosphate ABC transporter ATP-binding protein UgpC, protein MATVTYSKASRIYPGQERPAVNELDLEIGDGEFLVLVGPSGCGKSTSLRMLAGLEDVDAGSIYIDQRDVTHLPPKARDIAMVFQNYALYPHMTVYENMAFALKLRKTSKSEIDRRVKEAAGLLQLEEYLNRKPKALSGGQRQRVAMGRAIVREPQVFLMDEPLSNLDAKLRVQTRTQIASLQAKLGVTTVYVTHDQVEAMTMGHRVAVLLDGVLQQVDTPRALYDTPANVFVAGFMGSPAMNIKTVPLNEKGAEFAEMYIPLTREQVEAARAEGGNGKVTVGFRPEDCELVSPTEGGMPVVVELVEDLGSDANVYGHAALGGNSERFVVRTDRRNMPNMGDTVFVKPVTGRSHVFHASTGSRI, encoded by the coding sequence ATGGCTACGGTCACCTATTCCAAGGCGTCCCGGATCTACCCGGGCCAAGAGCGTCCCGCCGTCAACGAGCTGGACCTCGAGATCGGCGACGGCGAGTTCCTGGTCCTGGTCGGCCCCTCGGGTTGTGGTAAGTCCACCAGCCTGCGGATGCTCGCCGGTCTGGAGGACGTGGACGCCGGCTCGATCTACATCGACCAGCGTGACGTCACCCACCTCCCCCCGAAGGCCCGCGACATCGCGATGGTCTTCCAGAACTACGCCCTCTACCCGCACATGACGGTGTACGAGAACATGGCGTTCGCGCTGAAGCTGCGCAAGACCTCCAAGTCGGAGATCGACCGGCGGGTCAAGGAGGCGGCGGGGCTTCTCCAGCTTGAGGAATACCTCAACCGTAAGCCGAAGGCGCTCTCCGGTGGTCAGCGTCAGCGTGTCGCGATGGGCCGGGCGATCGTCCGCGAGCCGCAGGTCTTCCTGATGGACGAGCCGCTGTCGAACCTCGACGCGAAGCTGCGGGTGCAGACCCGTACCCAGATCGCGTCGCTGCAGGCCAAGCTCGGCGTCACCACCGTCTACGTCACGCACGACCAGGTCGAGGCCATGACCATGGGTCACCGGGTCGCGGTGCTGCTCGACGGTGTCCTCCAGCAGGTGGACACCCCGCGGGCGCTCTACGACACCCCGGCCAACGTGTTCGTCGCCGGCTTCATGGGCTCGCCCGCCATGAACATCAAGACGGTGCCGCTCAACGAGAAGGGCGCCGAGTTCGCCGAGATGTACATCCCGCTGACCCGGGAGCAGGTCGAGGCGGCCCGCGCCGAGGGTGGCAACGGCAAGGTCACCGTGGGCTTCCGCCCGGAGGACTGCGAGCTGGTCAGCCCGACCGAGGGCGGCATGCCGGTGGTGGTCGAGCTGGTCGAGGACCTCGGCTCGGACGCCAACGTCTACGGCCACGCCGCGCTGGGTGGCAACTCGGAGCGCTTCGTCGTCCGCACCGACCGGCGCAACATGCCGAACATGGGTGACACCGTGTTCGTCAAGCCGGTCACCGGTCGCAGCCACGTCTTCCACGCCTCCACCGGCAGCCGGATCTGA
- the rlmB gene encoding 23S rRNA (guanosine(2251)-2'-O)-methyltransferase RlmB codes for MAGNSQRRGRRLTSKAGAPKGSGGKNKDSLAGRGRTLPADERPWHKGYSGTEKLPQRTAWKQEKERRAAAEEGRAPKIGQPGSKDTTWGKGGGRGVPAGRGGVGGRGGKPTGRSGPRVTPGRRSNPAKDAPELLVGRNPVLEALRAQVPATALYTAQGIDMDDRTKEIIRTAADRGIANLEISRAELDRMTGGVLHQGVGLQVPPFAYQPFEDMVAAALEQQAPLLVALDGVTDPRNLGAVIRSAAAFGAQGVFVPERRAAGITATAWRTSAGAAARVPVAQVTNLTRSLKACRDAGFMVVGLDADGDTDLYDLEAAVGPLVVVVGSEGRGLSRLVGETCDLTVSIPMISEVESLNASVAAAVALAEVARRRNAEL; via the coding sequence ATGGCCGGCAACTCGCAGCGCCGTGGCCGGCGACTGACGTCGAAGGCGGGTGCCCCCAAGGGCTCCGGCGGCAAGAACAAGGACTCGCTGGCCGGGCGGGGTCGCACCCTGCCCGCCGACGAGCGGCCGTGGCACAAGGGCTACTCGGGCACCGAGAAGCTGCCCCAGCGCACCGCCTGGAAGCAGGAGAAGGAGCGCCGCGCCGCGGCCGAGGAGGGGCGCGCCCCGAAGATCGGCCAGCCGGGCTCCAAGGACACCACCTGGGGCAAGGGTGGCGGTCGGGGCGTACCGGCCGGTCGTGGCGGCGTCGGCGGTCGGGGCGGCAAGCCGACCGGGCGGTCCGGCCCCCGGGTCACGCCGGGGCGCAGGTCCAACCCGGCCAAGGACGCTCCCGAGCTGCTGGTGGGGCGCAACCCGGTGCTGGAGGCGCTGCGCGCCCAGGTGCCGGCGACGGCGCTCTACACCGCCCAGGGCATCGACATGGACGACCGCACCAAGGAGATCATCCGGACCGCCGCCGACCGGGGCATCGCCAACCTGGAGATCAGCCGGGCCGAGCTGGACCGGATGACCGGCGGGGTGCTGCACCAGGGTGTCGGGTTGCAGGTGCCGCCGTTCGCCTACCAGCCGTTCGAGGACATGGTCGCCGCCGCGCTGGAGCAGCAGGCCCCGCTGCTCGTCGCGCTGGACGGTGTCACCGACCCGCGCAACCTGGGGGCGGTGATCCGGTCCGCCGCCGCGTTCGGCGCGCAGGGTGTGTTCGTACCCGAGCGGCGTGCCGCAGGCATCACCGCGACCGCCTGGCGGACCAGCGCCGGCGCGGCGGCGCGGGTGCCGGTGGCGCAGGTGACCAACCTGACCCGGTCGTTGAAGGCGTGCCGGGACGCCGGTTTCATGGTCGTCGGCCTGGACGCCGACGGTGACACCGACCTGTACGACCTGGAGGCCGCTGTCGGCCCGCTGGTCGTGGTGGTCGGTTCCGAGGGTCGCGGTCTGTCCCGCCTGGTCGGGGAGACCTGTGACCTGACCGTCAGCATTCCGATGATCTCGGAGGTCGAGTCGCTCAACGCCAGCGTGGCGGCGGCGGTCGCCCTGGCCGAGGTGGCCCGCCGGCGCAACGCCGAGCTGTAG